CTGCGGGCCGAAAAGACCGGTGAAATAGTTTACGGCCTGGAGTTGGGTCCCATGAAGACCTTGACTTTACGGGTTGTGGCCCCGGTGTTTGAAAAGGATCAAAGGATCGGATTCCTGGAACTGGGAGAGGAGATTGATCACATTACGGCCAAATTGAAAAAAAACCTCGATGTAGATCTGATCGTTTCGATCCACAAAGAGTTTTTGAATCGTTCGGACTGGGAAGCGGGTATGAAGATGCTGGGCCGCCCGGCAGACTGGGACCGGTTTCCCTCGGTGGTCCTGGTGAACCAGACCTTAAAAGAAATTCCGGATGGATTGGCTCCATTTTTAAATGAAAAAGCCCATAAGCACAGGGTTACGGATCTGAAAGCTTCTCTGAAGGACCGCCGTTATCAAGGTCGTTTTCTGGAGATCAAAGATGTCAAAGGGGCCAGTGTGGGCGACATAATGGTTATGATCGACGTGACCCGGCAGATTACCGATCTTTATACCAGTCTGAAAATCACCAGCCTCTTTTCCCTGGTTTTAGGTGGAATGTTATTTATTCTATTCCATTCTTTTCTTGGAAGGGTTGAAAAGCAATTGGCCGAGGCCCAGAAAAATATTGTGGATTTGGAAAAAGATCGGACCCGGATGGAGTCGGAGGCCAAATTTTATTCCGTGGCCCAATCGGCGAACGACGCCATGATTTCCAGCACTTTGTCCGGAGAGATCGTTTTCTGGAATCAGGCGGCGGTTGGGTTGTTCGGCTATGAAGTCCGGGAAGTCCTGGGGAAAAATATAACCCTGATCATCCCGGAACGGTACCACCAGGCCCATCTTCAAGGGCTGAAACGACTCCAGGCCGGCGGGGAAGCTCGAATAATCGGGAAGACCGTTGAACTGGTGGGATTAAAAAAAGATGGATCGGAATTCCCCTTGGAGCTTTCTCTGGCTAAATGGTCGGATGAAAATGAAATATTCGTTACCGGTTTGATCCGGGATATTACCCAGCGCAAAGAAGCCGAAAAATCCGTTGAACTCAGTTTTCAAAGGCTTCGGAAGGCCCTGGAGGGGACCATCAACACTCTGGTGATGGCTTCGGAATCCAGAGATCCGTACACTGCCGGTCATCAGCGGCGGGTGTCCGATCTTAGCCAGGCCATGGCCACCGAAATGGGGCTTCCCGCAGAGCAGATTGACGGTATCCGTTTGGCGGCCGTGATCCATGATCTGGGAAAGATATCCGTGCCGGCTGAAATTTTGAGTGTGCCCAGGGCATTAACCCAAGTTGAACGGGGTTTGGTGGAAAACCACTCCCGGATCGCTTATGACATTTTAAAAGACATTGAGTTTCCCTGGCCCATTGCCCGCATGGTCCTGGAACATCACGAAAGGCTGAATGGTTCCGGCTATCCGCAAGGGCTTACAGGGGAAGAAATTCTTTTGGAGTCCCGCATCCTGGCCGTGGCCGACGTGGTGGAAGCCATTGCCTCCCATCGCCCTTACCGTCCGGCCCTTGGGATTGAAAAAGCCTTGGAAGAAATTGAAACAAAAAAAGGCATCCTCTATGATACGGAGGTGGTGGAGATTTGTTTGAAGCTTTTCAGGGAGAAGGGATTCGTGTTGGAATGAGGGAGGAGGGAAGTTGGGAAGATGAGAAGTTGGATGGTTTAGAAGATGGGAGGGGATGTGACAACTGAATCCGAAAAGATTATTTAAATATAAATTCTTTTTCCAACAGATCGATAATTTCTTTAAGTAGGGAGGAACGAATATAAAGGGTAGAGCGGCCAGGGATACTTTTTATCCGATCAATAACCGCCGCGGGGGTAAGCGCTTCCTGCCGGATAGCTCGAATAAGGATTCCAATGGTGCCATGAACTTGGTGCCCGAGTTGTTGCGCGGCCAATCTGGCGGCAGCATCATCGGTGAAGAACATTCCCTTCGAGATCAGCGTCATTAGGGAAAGAGCTTCTCTCTCTCCATGGTCAAGATTAAGAGTTGAGGTAATTGTTCTTAAGATCGGATTGTCGTTTTCT
This Deltaproteobacteria bacterium DNA region includes the following protein-coding sequences:
- a CDS encoding PAS domain S-box protein, giving the protein MTKNSLKIQVLIPLTLGLFFLLVVFFISLFWIQRENIEQRVESRLEASERFFHSQLENDAHLISGMLEILINDKALRRALKAKDQKALYDQSFLLFKRLAAEHPITHFYFNDERRINLLRVHQPDLYGDRIDRFTTLRAEKTGEIVYGLELGPMKTLTLRVVAPVFEKDQRIGFLELGEEIDHITAKLKKNLDVDLIVSIHKEFLNRSDWEAGMKMLGRPADWDRFPSVVLVNQTLKEIPDGLAPFLNEKAHKHRVTDLKASLKDRRYQGRFLEIKDVKGASVGDIMVMIDVTRQITDLYTSLKITSLFSLVLGGMLFILFHSFLGRVEKQLAEAQKNIVDLEKDRTRMESEAKFYSVAQSANDAMISSTLSGEIVFWNQAAVGLFGYEVREVLGKNITLIIPERYHQAHLQGLKRLQAGGEARIIGKTVELVGLKKDGSEFPLELSLAKWSDENEIFVTGLIRDITQRKEAEKSVELSFQRLRKALEGTINTLVMASESRDPYTAGHQRRVSDLSQAMATEMGLPAEQIDGIRLAAVIHDLGKISVPAEILSVPRALTQVERGLVENHSRIAYDILKDIEFPWPIARMVLEHHERLNGSGYPQGLTGEEILLESRILAVADVVEAIASHRPYRPALGIEKALEEIETKKGILYDTEVVEICLKLFREKGFVLE